In Amycolatopsis solani, a single window of DNA contains:
- a CDS encoding alpha-L-fucosidase: protein MTTFPRRHALGIALGGAVALSAAGRTPAGAASPVDAAADNAGTPIVPPPPPVPVALDPWFTNDGIDSASATGGDFDGSGYTFPAEHLPAGQTATVGGVPFKLGSAAAGAKNNIAATGQRLDLPKGRYFVAYFLVAASYGTTGGTATVHYADGTTSTGSLSGPDWYTGNGALVSPFRYAPGGVVDQNPVSLATGQVWVDPAREAVAVTLPTTANPAPNVSSLHVFALTLQPVAVGRSALVLDGRSTANLLTDGGPQAAEATVVNAGTVWLGARDLVTVTVDVPGGRTTVPANIRALAPGEQATVRLGLAPNTSVPPGTTTTGQIRVTAGRGTLATQQVPITLGVPDFRPTDASLSTHRAPYWFTDSKFGIFIHWGVYAVPAWAPVGQQYAEWYWQNQQDPNGATYAYHREKYGEDFAYDDFIPLFTAKEFDPRAWLNLIADAGAEYYVLTSKHHDGFALWDTKVSDRNSVKLGPKRNVIAELFAASRKYTPQLRNGLYFSLPEWFNPDNPWMGHTPRNPYTGAPLPYTGYTAGKDFVRDYQAPQVLELISEFDPDVLWFDIGGVNDSRTVLTEYFNRAKNRKRPKDVTYNDRGGIPDHDFTTPEYTTYPNTVVAKWEASRGLDPFSYGYNRATPDDRYMTAEEVVRTLVDIVSKNGNFLLDIGPDFDGTIPAVMQRHLRDTGAWLKVNGEAVYGTTYWSRMAQLGDLRFTVKQNEAFYVHSLAAPGSRLVIDAPVPIRAGDRVTMLGHRGNLHWTVENGSLVIDVPAAARQAGRYAWVFKIAWS from the coding sequence ATGACGACCTTCCCTCGCCGACACGCGCTCGGCATCGCCCTGGGTGGTGCCGTGGCGCTGAGCGCCGCCGGCCGCACCCCGGCCGGCGCCGCCAGTCCCGTGGACGCCGCCGCCGACAACGCGGGCACGCCGATCGTCCCGCCGCCGCCCCCCGTTCCCGTCGCGCTCGACCCGTGGTTCACCAACGACGGCATCGACAGCGCGTCCGCCACCGGTGGTGACTTCGACGGGTCCGGGTACACCTTCCCGGCCGAGCACCTGCCCGCCGGGCAGACCGCCACCGTCGGCGGGGTGCCGTTCAAGCTCGGCTCCGCGGCCGCCGGGGCGAAGAACAACATCGCCGCCACCGGGCAGCGGCTCGACCTGCCGAAGGGCCGGTACTTCGTCGCGTACTTCCTGGTCGCCGCCAGCTACGGCACGACCGGCGGCACCGCGACCGTGCACTACGCCGACGGCACCACCAGCACCGGTTCCCTCTCCGGTCCCGACTGGTACACCGGCAACGGCGCCCTCGTCTCGCCGTTCCGCTACGCACCCGGCGGCGTCGTCGACCAGAACCCGGTTTCGCTGGCCACCGGCCAGGTCTGGGTCGACCCGGCCCGCGAGGCCGTCGCCGTGACCCTGCCGACCACGGCGAACCCGGCGCCGAACGTCTCCAGCCTGCACGTCTTCGCGCTCACCCTGCAGCCGGTCGCGGTGGGCCGCTCGGCGCTCGTGCTCGACGGCCGGTCGACGGCGAACCTGCTCACCGACGGTGGCCCGCAAGCCGCCGAAGCGACCGTCGTCAACGCCGGCACCGTGTGGCTCGGCGCCCGCGACCTGGTCACCGTCACCGTCGACGTCCCCGGCGGCCGGACCACGGTCCCGGCGAACATCCGCGCGCTGGCGCCGGGGGAGCAGGCGACCGTGCGCCTCGGGCTCGCGCCGAACACGTCCGTCCCGCCCGGCACCACGACCACCGGCCAGATCCGCGTCACCGCCGGCCGCGGCACCCTCGCCACGCAGCAGGTGCCGATCACCCTCGGCGTTCCGGACTTCCGCCCGACCGACGCCTCGCTCTCGACGCACCGGGCGCCGTACTGGTTCACCGACAGCAAGTTCGGCATCTTCATCCACTGGGGCGTGTACGCCGTGCCCGCGTGGGCGCCGGTCGGGCAGCAGTACGCCGAGTGGTACTGGCAGAACCAGCAGGACCCGAACGGCGCGACTTACGCCTACCACAGGGAAAAGTACGGCGAGGACTTCGCCTACGACGACTTCATCCCGCTGTTCACCGCGAAGGAGTTCGACCCGCGTGCCTGGCTGAACCTGATCGCCGACGCCGGTGCCGAATACTACGTCCTGACGTCCAAGCACCACGACGGCTTCGCGTTGTGGGACACCAAGGTCAGCGACCGCAACTCCGTCAAGCTCGGCCCGAAGCGCAACGTCATCGCCGAGCTGTTCGCGGCGTCCCGGAAGTACACCCCGCAGCTGCGCAACGGCCTGTACTTCTCGCTGCCCGAGTGGTTCAACCCGGACAACCCGTGGATGGGCCACACGCCGCGCAACCCCTACACCGGCGCGCCGCTGCCCTACACCGGGTACACCGCGGGCAAGGACTTCGTCCGCGACTACCAGGCGCCGCAGGTGCTCGAGCTGATCTCGGAGTTCGACCCGGACGTGCTGTGGTTCGACATCGGCGGCGTCAACGACAGCCGGACCGTGCTCACCGAGTACTTCAACCGCGCGAAGAACCGCAAGCGCCCCAAGGACGTCACCTACAACGACCGCGGTGGCATCCCGGACCACGACTTCACGACGCCGGAGTACACGACGTACCCGAACACCGTGGTGGCGAAGTGGGAAGCGAGCCGCGGCCTCGACCCGTTCTCCTACGGCTACAACCGCGCGACCCCGGACGACCGGTACATGACGGCCGAGGAGGTCGTCCGCACGCTCGTCGACATCGTCTCGAAGAACGGCAACTTCCTGCTCGACATCGGCCCGGACTTCGACGGCACCATCCCGGCCGTGATGCAGCGGCACCTGCGTGACACGGGCGCGTGGCTGAAGGTCAACGGGGAAGCCGTCTACGGCACGACGTACTGGTCGCGGATGGCGCAGCTGGGCGACCTGCGGTTCACGGTCAAGCAGAACGAGGCCTTCTACGTCCATTCGCTCGCCGCGCCGGGCAGCAGGCTGGTGATCGACGCGCCGGTGCCGATCCGCGCCGGCGATCGCGTGACGATGCTGGGCCACCGCGGGAACCTGCACTGGACGGTGGAAAACGGCTCGCTGGTGATCGACGTCCCGGCCGCGGCGCGGCAAGCCGGCCGCTACGCGTGGGTGTTCAAGATCGCCTGGAGCTAG
- a CDS encoding 4-hydroxybenzoate 3-monooxygenase translates to MVARRTAVAVVGAGPAGLAVANLLRRAGIACVLLERESRAFVEQRPRAGFIEEWAVRGLERRGLGEQLVAKAPQHAEFEFRFAGRRHTFRYGELTGQRHFVYPQQLLVTDLVAQYADAGGEAVFEVSDVELHDLASDSPAITFRTAEGAHRLDCDFVAGCDGARGVTQGYLPAESTVKAHHDYGIGWLALLAEAPPSADGVLFGIHPRGFGAHMARTPDVTRFYLQTAAGETEADWPDERVWRELQARLAVPDGPIVEGRLFEKRVLDMHNYVVEPMAYGRLYLAGESAHLVAPIAAKGMNLALHDAFLLAEAFQAHYAGDPARLAGYSAACLPLVWQYQEFSLWLSDIFHHTAATADNPFAARIAEARMRRLLGSPAAAAAFAELYIGKDADH, encoded by the coding sequence ATGGTGGCGAGGCGCACGGCGGTGGCCGTGGTGGGGGCGGGCCCGGCCGGACTCGCGGTGGCGAACCTGCTGCGGCGGGCGGGCATCGCCTGCGTGCTGCTGGAGCGGGAAAGCCGGGCGTTCGTCGAGCAGCGGCCGCGGGCCGGGTTCATCGAGGAGTGGGCGGTCCGCGGGCTCGAGCGACGCGGCCTGGGCGAGCAACTCGTCGCGAAAGCGCCCCAGCACGCGGAGTTCGAGTTCCGCTTCGCCGGGCGGCGGCACACCTTCCGCTACGGCGAGCTCACCGGGCAGCGGCATTTCGTTTACCCTCAACAGCTCCTGGTCACCGACCTGGTCGCGCAGTACGCCGACGCGGGCGGCGAGGCGGTCTTCGAGGTCTCGGACGTCGAGCTGCACGACCTCGCGTCGGACTCCCCCGCCATCACGTTCCGCACCGCCGAGGGTGCGCACCGCCTCGACTGCGACTTCGTCGCCGGCTGCGACGGCGCCCGCGGCGTCACCCAGGGGTACCTGCCGGCGGAATCGACCGTGAAAGCCCACCACGACTACGGAATCGGCTGGCTGGCGTTGCTCGCCGAGGCCCCGCCGTCCGCCGACGGCGTGCTGTTCGGCATCCACCCGCGCGGTTTCGGCGCGCACATGGCCCGCACGCCCGACGTCACCCGGTTCTACCTGCAGACGGCGGCCGGCGAGACCGAGGCGGACTGGCCCGACGAGCGCGTGTGGCGCGAACTGCAGGCCCGGCTCGCGGTGCCGGACGGCCCGATCGTCGAGGGACGGCTGTTCGAGAAGCGCGTCCTCGACATGCACAACTACGTCGTCGAGCCGATGGCGTACGGCCGGCTGTACCTCGCGGGCGAGTCGGCGCACCTGGTCGCGCCGATCGCGGCCAAGGGCATGAACCTGGCCCTGCACGACGCTTTCCTGCTCGCGGAGGCGTTCCAGGCGCACTACGCGGGCGATCCCGCGCGGCTGGCCGGGTATTCCGCCGCGTGCCTGCCGCTGGTGTGGCAGTACCAGGAGTTTTCCCTGTGGCTGTCGGACATCTTCCACCACACCGCGGCCACGGCGGACAACCCGTTCGCGGCACGCATCGCGGAAGCCCGGATGCGCCGCCTGCTGGGTTCGCCCGCCGCGGCCGCGGCGTTCGCGGAGCTCTACATCGGCAAGGACGCCGACCACTAG
- a CDS encoding ArnT family glycosyltransferase — MGDSQGRPRFAALPVGIVVAVQAVVLTALSGRYGFHRDELYFVAAGRRPDWGYVDNPPITPWLARASTALFGETPSGLRVVATLLGLATVVVVALIAREFGGGRGVQLFAALATALSSYVLVVSHMLATNSADLLLWSLIALFGLKLLRTGDGRWWLAVGAAAGLGLANKWLVLLLLSGLGVGVAVAGPRRVFRSWWLAAGIGVAAVLAAPVVAWQAAHGWPMLTVAGGISEDDGTENRVLFVPMQLVLLSPVLVPVWIAGLVRPWREPGLRWARALAIAYPVVCLELLAVGGKPYYSIPLLLPLVALGAEPVLRWLGRGRAIRRVLTGAATAVCVAVSVLIGLPVVPPPSLDGVLLALNKEPGEQVGWPDFAGSVAGAWQRIPATERDTAVILAGNYGEAGAIERYGPELGLPQPYSAHMSYADWGPPPDRLVGPVLLIGRLDRDSPAAGLITGCRAIAKHFTEGGVDNDENGVVLSLCTLTEPWSTAWPRLRHYY; from the coding sequence ATGGGGGACAGCCAAGGGCGGCCGCGGTTCGCCGCGCTGCCGGTGGGGATCGTCGTCGCCGTTCAGGCGGTCGTGCTGACCGCGTTGTCCGGCCGGTACGGGTTCCACCGCGACGAGCTGTACTTCGTCGCGGCGGGCCGCCGCCCGGACTGGGGGTACGTCGACAACCCGCCGATCACGCCGTGGCTCGCGCGCGCGTCGACGGCGCTGTTCGGCGAAACACCGTCCGGCCTGCGGGTGGTCGCGACCCTGCTGGGCCTGGCGACCGTCGTGGTCGTCGCGCTGATCGCCCGCGAATTCGGTGGCGGGCGCGGGGTCCAGCTCTTCGCCGCGCTCGCGACGGCGTTGTCGTCCTACGTCCTGGTCGTGTCGCACATGCTGGCCACCAACTCCGCGGACCTGCTGCTGTGGTCGCTGATCGCGTTGTTCGGGCTCAAGCTGCTGCGCACCGGCGACGGCCGGTGGTGGCTCGCGGTCGGCGCCGCCGCCGGGCTCGGGCTGGCGAACAAGTGGCTGGTGCTGCTCCTGCTGTCCGGGCTCGGTGTCGGCGTGGCCGTCGCCGGGCCGCGGCGGGTGTTCCGGTCGTGGTGGCTCGCCGCCGGGATCGGGGTCGCCGCCGTGCTCGCCGCGCCCGTCGTGGCCTGGCAGGCCGCGCACGGCTGGCCGATGCTCACCGTCGCCGGCGGGATCAGCGAGGACGACGGCACCGAGAACCGCGTGCTGTTCGTGCCGATGCAGCTGGTCCTGCTCTCGCCGGTGCTGGTGCCGGTGTGGATCGCCGGGCTCGTGCGGCCGTGGCGCGAGCCCGGGCTGCGCTGGGCGCGCGCCCTCGCGATCGCCTACCCCGTGGTCTGCCTCGAACTGCTGGCGGTGGGCGGGAAGCCGTACTACTCGATCCCGTTGCTGCTGCCGCTGGTGGCGCTCGGCGCCGAGCCGGTGCTGCGGTGGCTGGGCCGGGGCCGGGCGATCCGGCGGGTGCTCACCGGTGCGGCGACGGCGGTCTGCGTCGCGGTGTCCGTCCTCATCGGACTCCCCGTGGTGCCGCCGCCGTCGCTCGACGGCGTCCTGCTGGCGCTGAACAAGGAACCCGGCGAACAGGTCGGCTGGCCGGACTTCGCGGGCAGCGTGGCGGGCGCGTGGCAGCGGATCCCGGCCACCGAGCGGGACACCGCGGTGATCCTCGCCGGCAACTACGGGGAGGCCGGGGCGATCGAGCGCTACGGTCCCGAGCTGGGGCTCCCCCAGCCGTACTCCGCGCACATGTCCTACGCGGACTGGGGCCCGCCGCCGGACCGGCTGGTCGGGCCGGTGCTGCTGATCGGGCGGCTCGACCGCGACTCGCCCGCCGCCGGGCTGATCACCGGCTGCCGCGCGATCGCCAAGCACTTCACCGAAGGCGGGGTGGACAACGACGAGAACGGTGTCGTCCTTTCGCTGTGCACCCTGACCGAGCCGTGGTCGACGGCGTGGCCGCGATTGCGGCACTACTACTGA
- a CDS encoding diaminopimelate decarboxylase yields MNRTERKLRALAAGHHLADPMAGFVDLAGIREAVEDLTKAFAPLGRVQHTIAVKACGLAPLLRYLGELGVDAEVASPGETAVAEAAGVRGPRLVLDSPAKTTAELAHALAAGTAINADNFQELARLDGLAGPAPRSVLGLRINPQVGAGRIGDTSTATTTSKFGVPLRDDRALVKAAFARRPWLTRLHVHVGSQGCPPELMADGVAAVHELAEEINAEAGYRQVTSIDLGGGLPVDFTSDDAGPTYAGYVATLLARVPALADGRYDFVTEFGRSLLAKNGFLVSAVEYTKVAGGRPIAVTHAGAQVAARTVLQPEHWPLRLTALHPDGTPKTGPAVPQDIAGPLCFAGDLLARERPLPLLEPGDLVVAHDTGAYYFGAHYAYNTLPRPAVHGFTVSERGDVRFTPIRRAQTLAELVADAGGEFVGALPQA; encoded by the coding sequence GTGAACCGCACCGAACGCAAGCTCCGCGCCCTCGCCGCCGGCCACCACCTCGCCGACCCGATGGCCGGGTTCGTCGACCTGGCCGGGATCCGCGAAGCCGTCGAAGACCTGACGAAGGCCTTCGCGCCCCTCGGCCGCGTCCAGCACACGATCGCCGTCAAGGCGTGCGGTCTCGCGCCGCTGCTCCGGTACCTCGGCGAGCTCGGGGTCGACGCCGAGGTCGCGAGCCCCGGCGAGACGGCGGTCGCCGAGGCCGCCGGGGTCCGCGGCCCGCGGCTGGTCCTCGACTCCCCCGCCAAGACCACCGCCGAGCTCGCGCACGCCCTCGCCGCCGGCACCGCGATCAACGCGGACAACTTCCAGGAGCTGGCCCGGCTCGACGGCCTCGCCGGGCCCGCCCCGCGGTCGGTGCTCGGCCTGCGGATCAACCCCCAGGTCGGCGCGGGCCGGATCGGCGACACCAGCACCGCGACCACGACGTCGAAGTTCGGCGTTCCCCTGCGGGACGACCGGGCGCTCGTGAAGGCGGCGTTCGCGCGCCGCCCGTGGCTGACGCGGCTGCACGTCCACGTCGGCTCGCAGGGCTGCCCGCCGGAGCTGATGGCCGACGGTGTCGCCGCGGTGCACGAGCTCGCCGAGGAGATCAACGCCGAAGCCGGGTACCGGCAGGTCACCAGCATCGACCTCGGCGGCGGCCTGCCGGTGGACTTCACCTCCGACGACGCCGGGCCGACCTACGCCGGCTACGTCGCGACGCTGCTGGCGCGAGTGCCGGCCCTCGCGGACGGCCGCTACGACTTCGTCACCGAGTTCGGCCGGTCCCTGCTGGCCAAGAACGGGTTCCTGGTCAGCGCCGTCGAGTACACGAAGGTCGCGGGCGGGCGGCCCATCGCCGTCACGCACGCGGGGGCCCAGGTGGCCGCGCGCACCGTGCTCCAGCCGGAGCACTGGCCGTTGCGGCTGACCGCGCTCCACCCCGACGGCACCCCGAAGACCGGACCCGCGGTGCCGCAGGACATCGCGGGTCCGCTGTGTTTCGCCGGCGACCTCCTCGCCCGCGAACGGCCGCTGCCGCTGCTGGAGCCGGGCGACCTCGTCGTCGCCCACGACACCGGCGCGTACTACTTCGGCGCGCACTACGCCTACAACACGCTGCCCCGCCCGGCCGTGCACGGCTTCACCGTGTCCGAGCGCGGCGACGTCCGGTTCACCCCGATCCGCCGCGCACAGACACTGGCCGAGCTGGTCGCGGACGCGGGCGGCGAATTCGTCGGAGCGCTCCCACAGGCGTGA
- a CDS encoding LysR family transcriptional regulator: MDLRRWHYFAVLAEEMHFTRAAARLFVSQPSLSQQIRAFEAELGVTLLDRSGPRFTLTEAGRVAAAEARELLDRLDRARGVITATGRGDTGRLRIAYTRSAPGPLAGDLVAAFRARYPEVSLALETGWTSFNLNRLLAGEIDLGFVRPPVDVPGIEVAVVGSEEVLLALPSGHALARRRGRLRRAWIAAEPVVFWPRENGPGQYDAISAQVWPGGVPPIVREEPEDEQLMRAVAEGAGIAAVPEHRARALRRRGVVLRRLEDPVPRIDLGLAWRAGALSPVVRGFVALAR, translated from the coding sequence GTGGACCTGCGCCGATGGCACTACTTCGCCGTGCTCGCCGAAGAGATGCACTTCACCCGCGCGGCCGCCCGGCTCTTCGTGTCGCAGCCGTCGCTGAGCCAGCAGATCCGCGCGTTCGAGGCGGAGCTGGGCGTCACGCTGCTCGATCGCTCGGGCCCCCGGTTCACGCTCACGGAGGCGGGCCGCGTCGCGGCGGCGGAGGCCCGCGAGCTGCTCGACCGCCTGGACCGCGCCCGCGGCGTCATCACGGCGACCGGCCGAGGCGACACCGGGCGGCTGCGGATCGCCTACACGCGCTCGGCGCCGGGGCCCCTGGCCGGCGACCTGGTCGCGGCCTTCCGCGCGCGGTACCCGGAGGTTTCCCTGGCGCTGGAGACCGGCTGGACGAGCTTCAACCTGAACCGGCTCCTCGCCGGGGAGATCGACCTGGGGTTCGTGCGGCCGCCGGTCGACGTCCCGGGCATCGAGGTCGCGGTGGTCGGCTCGGAGGAGGTGCTGCTCGCGCTGCCGTCCGGGCACGCGCTGGCCCGCCGCCGCGGCCGGCTGCGGCGGGCGTGGATCGCGGCGGAGCCGGTGGTGTTCTGGCCGCGCGAGAACGGCCCGGGGCAGTACGACGCGATCAGCGCCCAGGTCTGGCCGGGCGGGGTCCCGCCGATCGTGCGCGAGGAGCCGGAGGACGAGCAGCTGATGCGCGCGGTCGCGGAGGGAGCGGGCATCGCGGCGGTCCCGGAACACCGCGCACGCGCCCTGCGACGTCGCGGGGTGGTGCTGCGGCGGCTGGAAGACCCGGTACCGCGGATCGACCTGGGACTGGCGTGGCGCGCGGGCGCGCTTTCCCCGGTGGTGCGCGGGTTCGTGGCGCTGGCCCGCTGA
- a CDS encoding VOC family protein produces MGTIRQVQITFDCAEPERVARFWCEVLGYVVPPAPPGFETWADFDRSLPAERQGAAFACADPTGVGPRLFFQRVPEGKVVKNRVHVDVRVGTGLKGAERLAALEAERDRLIALGASHFQTLYADEYNESCIVMQDVEGNEFCLD; encoded by the coding sequence ATGGGGACGATCAGGCAGGTTCAGATCACGTTCGACTGCGCGGAACCCGAGCGCGTCGCCCGGTTCTGGTGCGAGGTGCTGGGGTACGTCGTCCCGCCCGCACCGCCCGGGTTCGAGACCTGGGCCGACTTCGACCGCTCGCTGCCGGCCGAGCGCCAGGGCGCGGCGTTCGCCTGCGCCGACCCGACCGGCGTGGGCCCGCGGCTGTTCTTCCAGCGCGTTCCCGAAGGCAAGGTCGTCAAGAACCGGGTCCACGTCGACGTCCGGGTCGGCACCGGGCTGAAGGGCGCCGAGCGCCTCGCCGCGCTGGAGGCCGAGCGCGACCGGTTGATCGCGCTCGGCGCGAGCCACTTCCAGACCTTGTACGCCGACGAGTACAACGAGTCCTGCATCGTGATGCAGGACGTCGAGGGCAACGAGTTCTGCTTGGACTGA